The genome window TCGGCGCCATCAGCTTCCCTCTCAAGAATCTTTCTGCGGTtttctttatcttcttcttcctgtgCCTCGCGATCAATCTCTTGTGTCATCTCCTTGGGGTCTTCAAACATGACGCCACGCTTTCCCGGCACGAAATTTGTAGCCATATCACCAATAGAGCCTCGTCGATCGAAAAGCGCAGCGACCTGTGGGGACCCAAGTCCAGCCCGGTCAGCACCAATTCCTGACAAGCTTCGTTGGGGTGTAAGTATGACTGTCGGAGTTCGGTTGCTGTTTCTAAAATTATTCTGGAAAAGACCTTGCTTGGGAGTGGACTTGACAGGCGATGGGGTCCTTGAACTAGCTCTTGTCGTTCTGACAGAAGATGGTCGCTTTGGCGAAGCTGAGCGAGGTTTTCGTTGCGTAGAGCGAGGTGTAGCCTTCTTTTCCGATACAACTGAATCGAGTTGAGGCGTAGCTGGTTTGGctgatgttggtgttttggccTTGGTTGACTgcggtgttgttgttgcttttgCAGGTGAAGGTGTGCGAGAGTTTCGAGGATTTGCTTGCGGAGTTGAGATTTTAGTACCAGTGATACTTCGTAGAGCACTCCTTGGAGTCCTTGAGGGTCCGGGGCTTGGTGTCTTAGTCTGCTTATTGCTCGGCGTTGTGGGTTTAGCTTGTTCGTCAACTGCAGTCTTGCTAATAGCGGCCTGAAGCACATCATCAGGACTATCTGCACTATcagcctcctcttccatAACCCGCTTGCCCAGGTTTCGTGAGCCACCTGTCGCTTTGCTGAGAATACCCCCAATGGCAGTGGTCATATCCATACCCATTGTAGCATCgccttcatcctcatccgcATCCTCATGGTCTTCTGGATGGTCAGTTCCGGGTTTTGACAGGATCTGGCCAACTGCAAGAGTCATATCCATGGgggcatcatcatcatcattttCATTTTCGGCACGGTTGACCGTACGCCTTCGAGAAGCAGCTATGCTCTTCCGCTTCTTTTGTGACAGGACTCCGCCTATAACAGTAGTGAGTTCCATTGACATGTCTTCGTTGCCGTCTGACCCCTCATCTTGCTCGAGCGCTGGGCGTTTGATACCACCAATTGCGGTCGTGAACTCCATGGTAGCCTCTTCCATTGGggtatcctcttcctcttcctcttcatcgtcattgtGAGCGCTGGTTCTCTGGGGTTGGCTGACAATACCACCAATTGCACGCGTAACATCCATAGACATATCCTCATCAGGATTATGTTCTTGTGGAGGTTGGGGTTTGATGATGCCCCCTATTACACGAGTGACGTCCATAGACATATCCTCATCGGGATCATACTGCTGTGCGGGTTGGGGCTTAATGATACCGCCGACTGCGCGTGTCATGTCCATATCCATGTCCATACTCATGTTGGTTTCGGTAGCGTCCTCCGTATCTTGCATtgcttgagcttgctgagTCCGAGCTGGAGGCGGTAGATTTTCTTGATCTTGTGCAGCaatgttgttcttgttctctttgccCCATCCAAACATGGGGATATAttcttcgtcctcgtcaaggtcgtcgtcttcttcatcttggagTTGTTGATTGCCAGCTCTTCGCGCAGCCAGTCTGAGTGCTTCATCTAGGGTGGATGACTCTCCATCGGAATCGACCGATCGATCTGAAGCAGCTGTTGTTCCGGTCACATCATCGACAGTCATCATCGTGCCATCGTCGGATTCGCtgctatcatcatcgccatcttcctcaacatcgGCAACCTCTTCGACTGCATCTGCAGGCTCGGAATCTGAACTATAGAGCGTTGTCGCAGTGTCGTCTTCGGAGTTGTGGAAATTGACTGGTGGGAGTCCGGAACTTCgtctctgcttcttctcttcgtcatcgCGTTCCTTTTGCTGAGCGGCGGCATTGGAAAAGGCTGAGTTTCGCCTTGTTGAGTCAGTAGATGTCGTCGAGTCCTGGTTAAATTCAACTTCATGAAACGTGTGTAGAGTTGCCTCGGCAGCAAAAGATACGCGACGGTTTGCAAGAGATTTGCGACGAGCATCGCGACGCTCACGCTCCTCTCGTTCCCGAGCTGCAGCttgctgctcttcttctgtcttgaCTGCGATCTTGGATCCGCTATTATCCGCGCTATTCGGAGTCGAAACTTCTTTTGTTGGTTCTCCAAAGTCAATTAGATCGGGTTGTCTCGGCTTCATAGGCGGTATTTCAGGTATCGGCATGGTTTGTTTGAGAATTGAGCGCGGGGCTCTTGATGGGACTGCAAGAGACTGaatttattagttattacTGTATGGAGTAAACAAGAATCATGTCTCACAGCTCGTCTGTTTCCGTTGGCTTTCATGAGAGCATCCAAGCCACCAGGACCTAAACTCTTGCTCCTCGACTTTTTGCGACTCGCGGCCAACGAACTTGTGACGTCGACGGTCGCATTTTCTTTCTCGAACGCCTTGTTCACATCTGTATGGGCCCCGATTGATCTTCGCGTACGCCTTGTAGCAGGCAAAGTTGCATCAGCGGGTGCCATCATGCGTAATTGAGCTGTTGGGTTTTGTCGAGTCTAAAGTATAACCCCAACATGAAGCGCGACGACGATAAGTGATAGTGGGCTGTGACTTGGCTATCTCGCGTGTGTTTGTTTACTTTGGCTGCCAGGGGGGAGGGTGGGGCCAACATCGATCAACTTCAAATGACCCACTTTCGATCACAGCCATAGTTCACGCCTAGTCACGTGAACTTGAGCCACAGCATTTTTAGTAAAATCACGTGGGTGTCTGGCACCTGCCTCGCGAAAATTACAAGCCCTAATTATCCTTACCTAAGGAAGGCACGCAAAAATTGGTGTTATTTTCTCCTTCCGCCTAGCATAGCCAATCTCAACCTCGCCTCACCCAGCTCAACCACACGCCATCTCGTTACGGTACCTGCCCGAGAAGGATAATTCAAGATGTCAGTGACAGTCCAGCCCAACTGCAGCGTCGAAACCGAATGAATACACGATGTCGAAACCGAATGAGTCGCTAACCTTTGCATCAGGGCGACCGAGTTGACCGTCCAGTCGGAGCGTGCTTTCCAGAAGCAGCCTCACATCTTCCAGAACTcgaagaccaagaccaagagcaCCCGACCGGGCAAGGGTGGCCGACGATGGTACAAGGACGTCGGTCTGGGTTTCCGAACCCCTAAGGCCGCCATTGAGGGCAGCTACATTGGTACGTTCGACAGATTTGAGATTTGGGGACTTGGAGGAGCACACGAAAACGAATTTTGCCAAACGATGGACACATAAACAACGACATCAATCGACCGTGCTGGGAGGGATTTGCGCAAAGAAAATAGACGTTAGAGCGCATCACTAACATTTGGATCTACAGACAAGAAGTGCCCTTTCACCGGTCTCGTCTCTATCCGTGGCCGTATCCTGACCGGTACCGTCGTTTCCACCAAGATGCACCGCACCATCATCATTCGACGAGAGTATCTCCATTTTATCCCCAAGTACTCTCGTTACGAGAAGCGACACAAGAACGTTGCCGCCCACGTCTCCCCCGCTTTCCGTGTTGAGGAGGGTGACCAGGTCACCGTTGGCCAGTGCCGACCCCTCAGCAAGACTGTACGTTTAGAACGAGAGATCTGATATCAGGGATGATCGCTAACATGATTCAAGGTCCGCTTCAACGTCCTGCGTGTCCTGCCCCGAACTGGCAAGGCTGTTAAGAAGTTCTCTAAGTTTTAAGTTGGGACTTTCTTCTGGCATTTTTTTCGGCGTGATAAGCATCAGGAGAGATGGGAAGTTTCTCCTGAAGGGTCGGGCACCGGATGTTGCGTTGCAAATGATTGTGCTATAGATGCAATCGCGAATAAAAAAGGATTCACGAAGACAATTGTTTTGGGTTGATGGTTCAATCGGGCGTGATATGGCTAGGAAAAGGGTCGTCATGATCTCAAGATTACGTTCATACCTTTGACTATTCGCCGACCAAAAAATGCCAGTGCCGTGAGGAACTGTTGTTTAACCTTTGTGATGCGGTTGTGTCTGTGGTGAAGATTCCAGTTCATGATAGATGCAACTGAAGTTTGATGATGACGTGTCGTTTCGCCtgaataaaagaaatatttatGACAATGATATGAGGAATTCCCATCTGAACTAAGTGCTTGATGTTATGATGTCGAACCAGCTGGAATCGTTGGATCCTATGAATTCAATCTTGTCTGATGAACTACAAAAAATGGAGTTGGTAGGTATACAGTGCTGCGTACAGTGCATCGCTGAAATTCTTACCTCCACTTATCACAGTTGAAGCTATAGTTTGGAGTGTCAACTTCAAGTCCAGCTTCGAACTCAATTCCAACCCTTTTCCCGTAGATTGGCGCCAGTTTAGAGAAACAAACTTACTACAATGGGTTGGATATCTTCGGTCCTTGGTACCGACAAGTCGTCAGACCCTCTTTCGAAACTCGATCCAAGCCTTCGCGACTTTCTGGAGAAAGAATCTCCCCTCAAATACCCTTCGAACCAACCTACGAATCCTCCTCCAGCAAATCAGCAGCCCCGAAATGCCGATGCAGCGGTGACAGCTGCAGAACCACAGAAGCCAGTCGTACCTTCGGCAAGCCTGTATCAAGACGGTCGATATGCCCACCTCTGGAAGAACTACCAACCGCTCGCCGAGATCGAGGCAGAGACGGCAACAGATCACGAGAAGCTAATGAGCGTCTTGGAGGCATACAAGGAACGAAAAGAGGCCATTGGCAAGGCGGCATTGGAAAACTGTGCGGAATACCAAGAGGAGTGGGTGAATTGCATGAAGCATGGAAGCTGGGAGGATCAAATGCAGATGTGTAGGCATCAAGTTCGAAGATTCGAGAGGTGTTATATGATGCAATCAGTATGTTGTCTACTTTCGCTTCACTTAACATCTTAGTTCTAACTTTGTTTTAGCGTTTTCTTCGAGCGTTGGGACATGGGTCAGTGGTGGGCAGATCGCCTGAGGTGGAAGAGGATATCCAAATGCACGCCGACTCTCTTTATCAGCGAATGATCAAGCACGAGGAGGCAGTCGAGAAGGCTAAGGCGGAAGGACTGCCGGTTCCGGTCTTCCAGACAACATTAccaaaagccaagaaagaTGCGGTCATGCCCACCGaagaacttcaacaacaatggaAAGAACAGCTTGATAAACTACCAGCTGAGGAACGTGCggttgaagaggctgctCTTCGTGCCGATCTCCAGGCTAAGGCTGAGGTTGCCGGCAGCGTTCAGAAGATCTGGGATACACAGGCGGAGCAGAGAAAACAGAGACAGGCAGAGGGGACCTCTACATTTGGGGATTACATTGCATCTTTGTTTGGAAAATCTGGGAAATAAAACGGCGGGAAAGAGAAGCATATTGTACAATCCTGTATATCATGACGAGCAGACTATGGCACATCGCTCCAAGCTGCATGACTCAGTGTAAGACTATACGAATAAATGTATCAATACAATGACTGTGTTTTTGGTTATTGTTTATTATGAACTTCCATTAATCCAATAACTTAGGATGATTTCCTTGTAGTACCTCTCTATTCACCGGTATGAATATTCGCCACCAATGCGTCGCCactatagtaaatataagCCTTATAAGTAAGCATTAGACAGCTAATACAATCCAAGCAGATTGCAAGGGACTTATTTATGAGAACAATGTACTTTCATCTCATAACTCAGCTAAAATATTGTACCTTTTGCTACCCTAGAGCAGGTGAATAAGTCTCACACTTGTTTCCAACTTGAGCGTCAACTCGCAGCTGTCCTCGTACACATTAGCACGGTTCCGTGGTCTAGTTGGTTATGGCATCTCGTTaacaccgagaaggtccCCGGTTCGATCCCGGGCGGAACCACATTTTTCGTTGTTCTAGGTACTGAAGCACCGATATTATTTTTGTACTGCGGGCAGAAGAGAACAACAGAGCGTGGGTAGGCGAGGTCCCTACCTATATAACTCTATGCTCGGTCTTGGGatatactaatataaagagataaaataaaataaagtttatataCTAGCTGGCATGCTTTGGCAATAAATAAATGCAATTTACTTAAGGTGAAAAGgtttttatctctttatttACTCGTATTATCTTCACAGCAGCTAAATTAATTACAAGTAAGTATTTGTTCATTGTTCTTGGTAGAACAATATCATCTATTCTTTACCTTCATCCACCCACTCGTTCCCCGACGCGGGGAATTCTTATCGCTACCTAGCAAGTCTTTGTTGGGTTGATTCGTATccacaagctcttcttcaactttccATGCATCATCATCCAGAACTTCCCAGTCAGGGGCAGGCGCCTCGCTGagcagcttcttcttgagcttgtcggCCAATTTGATCGGACCGGGAAGCTTGAACGTCTTACTGAACTCGGTGCCCTCAGCTCCGCCGAGGTAGTAGAAAGTTGTGCCGTGGGAATATTGTCCCATGCGGCTGGCTTGGGCATCGGTATCATTCTTAGATGCGCTCGGATCCTTCTTGTTAGATGATAATGGATAGAGGTTTCCACCAACATTTTGGTGATTTGTGAGGAGCTCGTGTAAGTTGCGGCCCATATTGCAAATGTCCTCAAAGTGAGTCCTATCACCTATCGAAACACCTTGCGTACTGCAAGCCCAGGCGATGTTGTAGGCGAGCAAAGTCACACCTTCTATGAAATATGAGAAAGTTGCTGGATCTTCCTTGGCCAACAGCGCTGGTGGTTTGTCAATGAAAAGAGGTCTTGGACGTGAAACACGCTGGGACTCTGTGTCTCCGGAGTGAGAAGGATTCCCTACTCCTGCCTGACTAGGAAATACTGGATCCCCAGATCTGTAAGAAGCAGAGAGATTGAAGATAGTTGGCCGTGGGTAGTCGCGATGAGGAAGAGTAATTGCCGCAGGAAGACGGATTGAAAGATAGTGTGATACGAGCATAAGGATATGACAAATGTGGCTGAGAGATGTTGAAATCATCTCTGGCGTTGATGCTGTAAAGGAGTTAGTATATAGTTAAAAGAGCCGTGGGAGAGCCTACAGTTCATTGTGGCCAAATCGACAACGGGAATTCCGCCAAGGTAATACTCATATTTGCCAGTAGAGCCTTCTTTAATACGTTCAAGTCCATATAGTCGGGCTGCCTCCATACAAAGAAAAGATCTTGTACGAGCCATATCGCCAGCGCTGCGAGACCACTTATACTTAAGTCTGCCAATGTCCGTTTCTATGTCTTTTTGCTGTTTTACTCTGCGCTCAACTAGGCCACCAGATACAGCTGCGATATCCGACTTGCGACGAGAAAGTGCAGCTTTCCGGGCCTGGATCTCCTCTCTGGCAGTTTTGATGTCATTTCTGAGCTTATCGGCAGCGGCCAAAATTTGTGTCGTTCTATCTTCAGCTGTTCGTTGTTGTGCCTGTAGTGATTCCTTGTGAAACTTGTTTGGGGTGCTCGTCTCATCTAATAGTTCGCTTATTTCATTTTGGAGACTCTCGTTTTGCAGGAGAAGTTCCACATTGTTTATGCGACCATCAAGAAGGGAGTTCCGGGCGTCCACGGTACAGAGAAAAGGGAGACGCTCTGTGTCGTGAATGCGATGACAGATATCGCAGTCCATCCTGGCTTTGTATCTTTGCCACTTGCGTTAAGGCAGTTGTCGCTATCTGTTGATCTAAGAAGACCAAGGGAAGCACGTTCAGCCTTCCGGTAATAAAACAGGAAAGGCGGGGCGCATCTTTGTAAGCCCGAGATAAGTGATTGAAAGTGAAAGCCAGATGACTTGTAGgctttgaggttgaagatgggagTCACGAGTCGAGCAATGATAGTGACGGTGCTGTGGCGCATGAACGTAAGCCACACAGGCAGCCAACTAAATGATGCAGGAACACCCACTTCAAGACTTCGACTGTTAGTGAGCAACTATATTTGATTTAAATAACTTCACCATTTAGGTACCGGGAATTAATTTTTCCTTCACTGAACTGTGTCAACTTTGACAGAGAAATCACCACTCCGTGGAATACAAGATTCAAGACTCATTACCGACGCCTCAAGACAGTTGATCAGGCTGCTCACTCGACAGTGCTGCACGTTCCTAACACACACCCCTGTTGCTTGGCCGACAACACCCCTGGCGATTCAACGCGAAATGCCCAACATGGATACAGCACTTCCACTACAAGAAGACGGCGAGAACCATCCCAGTCAAGACGATATCAAACCTTCTGTCCCTGCTCCTGAGGAAACAAACATGAGTAACATCCAGAAACTTCCGCACGCTAGTATAAGGACACCCGAACCTCAAGTTGATCGACAAGCCAACAATTCTGATCCACCAGACACCCCTGGTGCTCTAGAACCGTTTGACTGGGATGAGTTTGAAGCGCGTTATGAGGCTGCTTTGCAAGAGGCAGATGAACGGGAGCGGGAGATTCTGAAGGAGGCAGATGCTCTATCAAAGGTGAGTTCTTTTGAGCAATGACATAGACTGATGAAACTAACGTCTGGCGAGTACTTCAAAATTTGGGCTGCGTCTGCGTCAGCGCACGATGATGAGCGGGCAGCGAAGCGCCTGCAAACACGACGACGCTTTGTGAATCTCGCTGAAGATAAAATGGAACGGAAACAACAGCATTGTGAGCCCGATGTGCTTTTCGTCCCATCCTTTAACCAAATATTGACGCTTTGCAGATGATCAAGTTGTGAGAGCCTTCGAAAGTGCTCTAGCGCTTCTCAAGTCCCAGTGAGCTATCTATGGGCTCTGAGTTGGTGGCGGAAGCTTTAACCGGCTCCATCATCAAACTTTTGGACTGTCTTCTCACAACTTACTTTGCTTGCCAAATATGCTAGCCAGGCTGCCAGGACATATTTATCTCTTTTCACACTGGACGAACTTGATGTTGGTGCATTGGCACGTGACATAATTTCAGCCTGGACGCGTCTTCCGCCAATCTCGCGAAATCGCAAATCATGCCTGATCTCGCGTTAAAGAAAAACCAAGACATGCCGCAATCAAATAATGGAAGTACGACGAATGCGCATGTAATACCCAACATTTCCCCCGTATGTTACCCAAATATGCGCAGTTTGATACTTTACTGATACTTCTAGGATGATCTTGTTGCTTTCCACGAATCCCATTTCTCGCACACAGCCGTCGCCGCCTTCGGATCTGAATTCATAGACTCGCCCCCCCAGGATCAAATTCAAGATGACGCCGTCGACGACACCtgggaggaggaagacgataaCCTGGGCTATTATCCGGATGGTGTGAAAAGGACTTTGACGGATGCGCAAATCGAAATATTTCGACATTCAGAACTCGAAACTCTGcgcaaagagaaagaaagagcGAAACAGCTGGGCTCGAAAGAAACAGCGCCGTCGAGCGAGGCCATGGATTTGAGCGATGATACCCCTACTTCCACGCAAACCAAAAACATGTCTTCCTCATTACCCGCTTCCTTTCAGAGTAATAAGAaacgaaagaagaagaaaggtcTTCAGCGCCCTCGCCCCGAACCGAAACCAGACTTGCGCAAACGAACCTGGGACGTTGTGGACAAGGGCTTGGACTCGCTGGAATACGACTAAGCATGTTCCCTGGATGTAGAAGGGATACTGCTTTTGGAGTCTCGAACGTTACCCACCAAGAGATTTTGATTTGTAAGTTGATACTCCCTAAAGTGTGTTTGAACCTCGTTATGATGAAAACCCTTGTATCGTCATCCTTAGTCGGATCGGGGCTGGAGGTGGACGAAGTATTGGCTTCGGCTGATATTGACACCTCTGCAGCCCTGAAATGTCGAGCAATTAATCTTCTCTCTGAGAAATGAGGCTTTTTATTCGTATTCTTCCTAGCAAGCAGTTTGTTCATGTTGCTAACCCTGATCGTGGTGTAGCATACGGTCTGAATCAGGCCACTTTGACAAGTTTCACAACGCAGCTTGTTCGTATTGTATGTCTTTCGACGACCAATGAAAATATGAGGTAGGCGTTTTGACTCCAGTAGATGTCAAGCCATGTATTTTGTTCAAGGCCTATTCGTGACGCACATGTGTCTGTTTGGTACCAATATTGAATTCGTCTTGTTGTCGGGGTCACAGGGAAACAAGTATATTCTCGAACTACATACCTCTAGGAGATGTGTCTACTGTCTAGACCTACCCTAGGCTTAGCTTGTGCataagataattatatttGTTTAGATGATGACAGGATGTTCATGAAGTAACATTTATTAGCAGACTCAACCCTTTGGCCTTGGAGAGCCTAAGCCCTTCACTGTTTCTCCGACAGCCTCTCAGTCTTTTTAGACTTTATGTAGGTTAGTAGTCCGTAGTCAATTAGAAGTGAATGCCAGAAACAGCCAGGGCGCATCCACTCAATTCAGATACTGCACAAGCCACCATCTATTTGCCTTGTGATTGATTTGGAGGTACTCGTGCCCATTCGGCAGGCCGATAAGCGCCCCAGCGAATCACAGACCAGCCCGCCCGCCAAAACAACGGGGCAAACCTGGACTGGGCTGGACCCGACCTGAAATGCCATCCCACCTTGATTTTGCAAACCAAGTCAAAGCAGGTCCAgcctctcctcttcagcctcttAGACTAGAGACCTTGGGCTGGGCTCGATTAGACATATACGAGTATCTCGGCCTCAAcctctcatcttcagcatctcTATCGCTCCGACCGTCATCGACGTCCCGTgacaccatcttcttctacCGCCTCCCTGCGACGGTCTCGATCTCTGCCCATCATGGCGCGCGTCTACGCCGATGTCAACCAGAGCATGCCCCGCAGTTACTGGGACTACGACAGTGTTAACATCAGTATGCCCTCACCCCACGTGAGAATTCCCTTGACAACGAAGCTGATAACCATGTAGGCTGGGGTGCCCTAGAAAACTACGAGGTCGTCAGAAAGATTGGTATGTCGTCGTTGTCCATTTCGTTTGCTTGGTTATTGACCCCTTGTGCGTCTGTAGGCCGTGGAAAGTACTCTGAAGTCTTTGAAGGCATCAATGTCGTCAACTACCAGAAATGCGTCGTCAAGGTTCTAAAGCctgtgaagaagaagaagatcaagcgCGAGATTAAGATCCTCCAGAATTTGGCCGGAGGTCCTAATGTTGTTGCCTTGCTCGACGTTGTTCGGGATGCGCAGGTTGGTGCCAACTTTCTCAACTGACATTGTCAACATGTAACTGACCACAAACGCGAACAGAGTAAGACGCCGTCCCTCATTTTCGAGCACGTCAACAATACCGATTTCCGAAGCCTCTACCCTAAGTTCAATGACATCGATGTCCGGTTCTATATCTttgagctcctcaaggcTTTGGACTTCTGCCACAGCAAGGGTATTATGCATCGAGATGTTAAGCCTCATAACGTTATGATCGATCATGAGAACCGAAAGGTTGGTCATTCTGGCGTGACACGTCTGACGTAGAGCTTACTGACAGTTTCCAGTTGCGTCTCATCGATTGGGGCCTGGCCGAATTTTATCACCCCGGTACCGAATACAACGTTCGTGTGGCCTCTCGCTATTTCAAGGGTCCAGAACTGTTGGTCGATTTCCAGGAGTATGATTACAGTCTCGACATGTGGAGCCTGGGAGCCATGTTTGCTTCTATGATCTTCCGAAAGGAGCCGTTCTTCCATGGGAACAGTAACTCGGACCAGCTTGTGAAGATTGCAAAGGTTCTCGGTACTGATGATCTGTTTGACTACATTGATAAGTACGAAATTGAACTGGATGCGCAATATGACGACATTCTCGGACGATTCCAGAAGAAGCCCTGGCATAGCTTCGTCACCTCGGAAAACCAGCGATTTGTTTCTAATGAGGCCATCGATTTCCTTGACAAGCTACTGCGATACGACCATCAGGTTTGTTTATAGCTCCGACATCTCCTATTTGATCTAACATTTGTATAGGAGCGTTTGACCGCCAAGGAGGCGCAAGCGCACCCCTACTTCAACCCCGTCCGTGATCCCGAGGTTTTCAAGCAACACCTTGCAGCTGCTAATGGCGCTGCCAACAAGTCTTGAGAGTGCTTGGAGTCGTAGCTCTCCAACACTCATCATCTCTGGCGATCCATCTCGTGGCAACTCTTAACCATGATACCCTGGACCGGCGGTTACTGCTTTCCTTTGTCGGTTTTCCAACCCTGATAGGATACACCCATATTGGGAAGAGAATATCTCAGCCGGATCCGCCTCGATCCTTTCCGCCGTGAAAGCGCGTCTACTCAGTGGCCCTGTGAGATGGATTTCATGAGAATGGGGCTGTATGAGAATATCCTACAGCCTTAGCATGACGTATGATTCGATCGGTTCGGTGCggtgaggagaagcttgcgCGACATGCCGCATCATCTCGGACGTTGTTACGGGGGCGATGTGGAATGAGACAatgtggtttcggcgttCCAGGTTCTGGGGGTTATAGCACATTGAGATCGAGGGCTAATCTAATCACCAACACTCCTAACCTTTTTTTTAGCTTTGTAGTTGGAGGTTTTCATGCTTTTGGGTCAGTTTTTCTCGAGTAGCGTTAAGCATCAAATAAAACCACAGCGCTATGTTTGCTTGTTGTATATTGATTCCCACAAGGCTTTATTTTCTATGGTCTTCTCTACCAAAAGTAATCTGTGAGATCAGAACGGCCATTCATATACAAGTGAAGCAAAAGTCTCGGCCACATTGATAACCATCTATACCACAGGTTCGTAACGTGCCCCCCGGTGTCTTAACAGTGTTGGTAGGACTGGACATCTCATGGAAACGCTTTCTACTGGGGGTCCGTTGGATTTCTCTGGTTAGGGCACTCGCTCGCCAAATCCTCTTTGTTGAAGGACGGACGCTTGCtgtctttgatgttgattTGACTCTGCGCGCTAACTCATCCCGAGACTCGCCGGTGTCTGATTCCGAATCCGACACAAATGAGAGGAGGGATCGGCGTGATGATGGTGCACGAGTAGTACGAATGGAAGCATGACGAGGGGTGTGTGGTTTGTGAGAGCTTGAAGGAGGTTCTGTAACGGGAGTCCTGGTAT of Fusarium oxysporum Fo47 chromosome I, complete sequence contains these proteins:
- a CDS encoding uncharacterized protein (N-terminus of kinetochore NMS complex subunit Spc7-domain containing protein) is translated as MMAPADATLPATRRTRRSIGAHTDVNKAFEKENATVDVTSSLAASRKKSRSKSLGPGGLDALMKANGNRRASLAVPSRAPRSILKQTMPIPEIPPMKPRQPDLIDFGEPTKEVSTPNSADNSGSKIAVKTEEEQQAAAREREERERRDARRKSLANRRVSFAAEATLHTFHEVEFNQDSTTSTDSTRRNSAFSNAAAQQKERDDEEKKQRRSSGLPPVNFHNSEDDTATTLYSSDSEPADAVEEVADVEEDGDDDSSESDDGTMMTVDDVTGTTAASDRSVDSDGESSTLDEALRLAARRAGNQQLQDEEDDDLDEDEEYIPMFGWGKENKNNIAAQDQENLPPPARTQQAQAMQDTEDATETNMSMDMDMDMTRAVGGIIKPQPAQQYDPDEDMSMDVTRVIGGIIKPQPPQEHNPDEDMSMDVTRAIGGIVSQPQRTSAHNDDEEEEEEDTPMEEATMEFTTAIGGIKRPALEQDEGSDGNEDMSMELTTVIGGVLSQKKRKSIAASRRRTVNRAENENDDDDAPMDMTLAVGQILSKPGTDHPEDHEDADEDEGDATMGMDMTTAIGGILSKATGGSRNLGKRVMEEEADSADSPDDVLQAAISKTAVDEQAKPTTPSNKQTKTPSPGPSRTPRSALRSITGTKISTPQANPRNSRTPSPAKATTTPQSTKAKTPTSAKPATPQLDSVVSEKKATPRSTQRKPRSASPKRPSSVRTTRASSRTPSPVKSTPKQGLFQNNFRNSNRTPTVILTPQRSLSGIGADRAGLGSPQVAALFDRRGSIGDMATNFVPGKRGVMFEDPKEMTQEIDREAQEEEDKENRRKILEREADGAEATLNLREMIDSLSPKRKPLRGRKSLHVGSAKGLLGKRPNELDDDEDEPEDNDGVKRLKGHQGSPVKNVRLQQPPSKEETTGRLNYSFRQSLQPNTATPTSSSPEKPDAATTPRHQGRFKEVEDDRAGHQVNFDENPIRDAEQLEDEVEAEADQDGDRIHLQDFLNMTSIRFMELTTTKRRHTQAPGTLDSGFLDDGEEDLSLERCVVAGACTVPMLELYQHSCRELKKYISEGRRIVKEIETDTFEENPPLFKEYMAATPEIKTLMDKQFMNVKNHARLLSKAMWYEWRMKLQEGLKEGLLGIDDGMETDKKLLDKQKSLLDSVLPAIVARYKSLLEESNNLEEIARELADCDPADLEAARDELASLDEDVEYKKKRIAELREQFQSSEVEVEDLITQKQNCVDEIAESEKIREECRGWTSTEVNSLKARVDSIEKQCGWSVTGISGTVLSMAYRREIEIVFDIAAFQEHQPNSAIDLWYIADSREQNALPKTTEKEFFLQSIRDYVHGLPHSRAGVAHLLKSVQNAWDKANLVSSQVVRLNATFPTTVEKTSDSSIAITTSLLLVPLETRLEIKLDLQGQSSAEALDVMIAPDAKVLYGEHFNVPKVTEFLTARIGKAVGAREEQWSDVMVELHGRLIARGRKAG
- a CDS encoding ribosomal protein S17-domain-containing protein, which codes for MATELTVQSERAFQKQPHIFQNSKTKTKSTRPGKGGRRWYKDVGLGFRTPKAAIEGSYIDKKCPFTGLVSIRGRILTGTVVSTKMHRTIIIRREYLHFIPKYSRYEKRHKNVAAHVSPAFRVEEGDQVTVGQCRPLSKTVRFNVLRVLPRTGKAVKKFSKF
- a CDS encoding UV radiation resistance protein and autophagy-related subunit 14-domain-containing protein, whose translation is MDCDICHRIHDTERLPFLCTVDARNSLLDGRINNVELLLQNESLQNEISELLDETSTPNKFHKESLQAQQRTAEDRTTQILAAADKLRNDIKTAREEIQARKAALSRRKSDIAAVSGGLVERRVKQQKDIETDIGRLKYKWSRSAGDMARTRSFLCMEAARLYGLERIKEGSTGKYEYYLGGIPVVDLATMNSSTPEMISTSLSHICHILMLVSHYLSIRLPAAITLPHRDYPRPTIFNLSASYRSGDPVFPSQAGVGNPSHSGDTESQRVSRPRPLFIDKPPALLAKEDPATFSYFIEGVTLLAYNIAWACSTQGVSIGDRTHFEDICNMGRNLHELLTNHQNVGGNLYPLSSNKKDPSASKNDTDAQASRMGQYSHGTTFYYLGGAEGTEFSKTFKLPGPIKLADKLKKKLLSEAPAPDWEVLDDDAWKVEEELVDTNQPNKDLLGSDKNSPRRGTSGWMKVKNR
- a CDS encoding uncharacterized protein (of unknown function-domain containing protein), with the translated sequence MDTALPLQEDGENHPSQDDIKPSVPAPEETNMSNIQKLPHASIRTPEPQVDRQANNSDPPDTPGALEPFDWDEFEARYEAALQEADEREREILKEADALSKYFKIWAASASAHDDERAAKRLQTRRRFVNLAEDKMERKQQHYDQVVRAFESALALLKSHLDASSANLAKSQIMPDLALKKNQDMPQSNNGSTTNAHVIPNISPDDLVAFHESHFSHTAVAAFGSEFIDSPPQDQIQDDAVDDTWEEEDDNLGYYPDGVKRTLTDAQIEIFRHSELETLRKEKERAKQLGSKETAPSSEAMDLSDDTPTSTQTKNMSSSLPASFQSNKKRKKKKGLQRPRPEPKPDLRKRTWDVVDKGLDSLEYD